From Heteronotia binoei isolate CCM8104 ecotype False Entrance Well chromosome 17, APGP_CSIRO_Hbin_v1, whole genome shotgun sequence, one genomic window encodes:
- the LOC132585721 gene encoding beta-1,4-galactosyltransferase 3-like, with protein MPQLRGRYLLLFLGVQLVVMALLYREGYRKRVAYFLGIFYKGGTSTMLSSLHNVSLPGDVYANLSLIARPPLPPEDLPYCPETSPFLGGPIRVTFPPGLSLDDIVRKNPYVSKGGRYRPPDCDATHKTAIIIPHRNREQHLKYLLYYLHPFLQRQQLNYGIYIIHQAENYTFNRAKLLNVGFKEAMKDEDWDCMFFHDVDLIPEDDRNLYTCDRFPKHVAIAMDKFGYKLPYKTYFGGVSALSPEHYMKMNGFPNNYWGWGGEDDDIAVRVALSGMLISRPSIQYGRYRMIKHGHDKGNEQNPKRFNLLAKTRRTWKQDGMNTLEYQLLSKELHPLYTNITVFIGTEKGLRHT; from the exons ATGCCGCAGTTGCGTGGCCGCTACCTACTGCTCTTCTTGGGGGTGCAGCTGGTGGTGATGGCCCTTCTGTACCGTGAGGGCTACCGCAAGCGGGTGGCCTATTTCCTGGGCATCTTCTACAAGGGGGGCACGTCGACTATGCTGAGCAGTCTGCACAATGTCTCGCTGCCGGGGGACGTCTATGCCAACCTCAGCCTGATTGCACGGCCACCTCTGCCCCCCGAGGACCTCCCCTACTGCCCCGAGACATCTCCTTTCCTTG GAGGTCCCATTCGGGTGACCTTCCCCCCAGGGCTGTCGCTGGACGATATTGTGCGGAAGAACCCTTACGTCAGCAAAGGTGGGCGCTACCGCCCCCCCGATTGTGACGCCACCCACAAAACAGCCATCATCATCCCCCACCGTAACCGGGAGCAGCATCTCAAGTACCTGCTCTACTACCTGCATCCCTTCCTGCAGCGACAGCAGCTCAACTATGGCATCTACATCATACACCAG GCTGAGAACTACACTTTCAACCGGGCCAAACTCTTGAATGTGGGTTTCAAAGAGGCCATGAAGGATGAAGACTGGGACTGCATGTTCTTCCATGACGTGGACCTCATCCCTGAGGATGACCGCAACCTGTACACCTGCGACCGCTTTCCTAAGCATGTGGCTATTGCTATGGACAAGTTTGGCTACAA GCTTCCTTACAAGACCTACTTCGGGGGAGTTTCAGCACTCAGTCCAGAGCACTACATGAAGATGAATGGCTTTCCCAACAACTACTGGGGCTGGGGCGGAGAAGATGATGACATCGCGGTCCG GGTGGCACTCAGTGGGATGTTGATTTCTCGTCCATCTATTCAGTATGGCCGTTACCGAATGATCAAGCATGGACATGATAAGGGCAATGAGCAGAATCCTAAGAG ATTTAACTTGCTGGCCAAGACACGGAGAACATGGAAGCAGGACGGTATGAACACACTGGAGTACCAGCTGCTCTCCAAGGAACTCCACCCCCTCTATACTAACATCACTGTCTTCATTGGCACTGAGAAGGGACTGCGCCATACGTGA